A DNA window from Hymenobacter aquaticus contains the following coding sequences:
- a CDS encoding uridine kinase family protein, which translates to MQHPFIVGITGGSASGKTTFLRRLLASFPEEDICLISQDNYYHPRENQSTDVNGVTNFDLPSSIDSAAYAADVLQISQGKEVRRQEYTFNNPNVKAAELVFRPAPIVVVEGIFVFYFEEVAKLLDLKVYIDAREHVKLQRRIVRDRDERGYDLEDVLYRYTNHVAPTYEKYIKPFKQDADIVIPNNRHFDRGLEVLVSFLRNKVAEGKQ; encoded by the coding sequence ATGCAACACCCTTTCATCGTCGGTATTACGGGCGGCAGCGCCTCGGGCAAAACCACCTTTCTGCGCCGCCTGCTGGCCTCGTTTCCGGAAGAAGACATCTGCCTGATTTCGCAGGACAACTACTACCACCCGCGCGAAAACCAGTCAACGGACGTGAACGGCGTCACCAACTTCGACCTGCCTTCTTCGATTGACTCGGCCGCCTACGCCGCCGACGTGCTGCAGATCAGCCAGGGCAAGGAAGTGCGCCGCCAGGAGTACACCTTTAACAATCCCAACGTGAAGGCCGCCGAGCTGGTGTTCCGGCCCGCACCCATCGTGGTGGTGGAAGGCATCTTCGTCTTCTACTTCGAGGAAGTAGCCAAGCTGCTCGACCTGAAAGTCTACATCGACGCCCGGGAGCACGTGAAGCTGCAGCGCCGCATCGTGCGCGACCGGGACGAGCGGGGCTACGACCTGGAAGACGTGCTCTACCGCTACACCAACCACGTGGCGCCCACCTACGAGAAGTACATCAAGCCCTTCAAGCAGGATGCCGACATCGTGATTCCCAACAACCGTCACTTCGACCGGGGCCTGGAAGTACTGGTGTCATTTCTGCGCAATAAAGTAGCGGAAGGCAAGCAATAA
- a CDS encoding non-canonical purine NTP diphosphatase, with the protein MRICFATNNEHKLTEVRALLPASIELVSLHDIGCHEELPETRDTLAGNARQKAEHVWQHYQTSCFADDTGLEVAALNGEPGVYSARYAGPQRSAADNVAKLLRELGDQTNRQAEFRTVIALVLPGGEVHEFDGAVPGQITTSVRGADGFGYDPIFQPEGHALTFAEMTLTEKNTLSHRARAVGKLVEFLQDLDAKK; encoded by the coding sequence ATGCGCATCTGTTTTGCTACGAATAACGAGCACAAGCTCACCGAAGTCCGGGCCCTGCTGCCGGCCAGCATCGAGCTGGTTAGCCTGCACGACATTGGCTGCCACGAGGAGCTGCCCGAAACCCGGGATACGCTGGCCGGCAACGCCCGCCAGAAGGCCGAGCACGTGTGGCAGCACTACCAGACGTCCTGCTTCGCCGACGACACCGGCCTGGAAGTAGCGGCCCTCAACGGCGAGCCGGGCGTGTACTCGGCCCGCTACGCCGGCCCCCAACGCTCGGCGGCCGACAACGTGGCCAAGCTGCTGCGCGAGCTGGGCGACCAAACCAACCGGCAGGCCGAGTTCCGGACGGTTATTGCCCTGGTGCTGCCCGGCGGGGAGGTGCACGAATTTGACGGGGCCGTGCCGGGGCAGATTACCACCTCGGTGCGCGGGGCCGACGGCTTCGGCTACGACCCGATATTCCAGCCCGAGGGGCACGCGCTGACCTTCGCCGAAATGACGCTGACCGAGAAAAACACGCTCAGCCACCGGGCCCGGGCCGTGGGCAAGCTGGTGGAGTTTCTACAGGATCTGGACGCTAAAAAGTAG
- a CDS encoding type B 50S ribosomal protein L31, which yields MKKDIHPEYREVVFQDTSSDFKFITRSTMNSNETITMEDGKTYPVIKVEVSSASHPFYTGKNVFIDTAGRVEKFRNRYQKKA from the coding sequence ATGAAAAAAGACATCCACCCCGAGTATCGCGAAGTTGTGTTTCAGGACACGTCCAGCGACTTTAAATTCATCACCCGCTCGACGATGAACTCCAACGAGACCATCACGATGGAGGACGGCAAGACGTACCCCGTCATCAAGGTGGAAGTTAGCAGCGCCTCGCACCCTTTCTACACCGGCAAAAACGTGTTTATCGACACCGCTGGCCGCGTTGAGAAATTCCGCAACCGCTACCAGAAGAAAGCCTAG
- a CDS encoding GlmU family protein — translation MTVLLFDDPAIRPQLLPFTFTRPVAALRCGILTVAEKWQHRLRQPVHYLTEQYLQAKYPAGPVGGPALVINGAVCPDELLTKQVQALQPGEALMDGDLLVAAHLADAARIAELIQDGFTHTKEVAEPVLALREVWHLFLHNGAEIRRDFALLTAGRTSQPVGDAHTIVYAPENIFIEEGVKIRAAILNAEDGPIYLGRNSQVHEGAIIKGPLALCEGSHINAGAKMRGDNTVGPFSKVGGEVGNSILLGYANKGHDGYLGNSVIGEWCNLGADTNTSNLKNNYAPVKIWSHSAGRFVNTGQQFCGLMMGDHSKCGINTMFNTGTVVGVGANIFGAGFPRTFIPSFSWGGAAGFETFKLPKVAEVAERVMARRHLAYDATEQAIMQHVFEATAKDRIWEKAVGKDAPAPAAE, via the coding sequence ATGACTGTTCTGCTCTTCGACGACCCCGCCATTCGCCCCCAGCTGCTGCCCTTTACCTTCACGCGGCCGGTGGCGGCCCTGCGCTGCGGCATCCTGACGGTGGCCGAAAAATGGCAGCACCGCCTCCGGCAGCCGGTGCACTACCTCACCGAGCAATACTTGCAAGCCAAATACCCCGCCGGTCCCGTCGGCGGGCCCGCCCTGGTCATCAACGGGGCCGTGTGCCCCGATGAGCTGCTGACCAAGCAGGTGCAGGCCCTGCAGCCCGGCGAGGCGCTGATGGATGGCGACTTGCTGGTAGCCGCCCACTTGGCGGATGCCGCCCGCATTGCCGAGCTGATTCAGGATGGTTTCACGCATACCAAGGAAGTAGCCGAGCCGGTGCTGGCCCTGCGGGAAGTGTGGCACCTGTTTTTGCACAACGGCGCCGAAATCCGCCGCGACTTTGCCCTGCTCACCGCCGGCCGCACCTCGCAGCCCGTCGGCGACGCCCACACGATTGTTTACGCCCCCGAAAACATCTTCATCGAGGAAGGCGTCAAAATTCGGGCGGCTATTCTGAACGCCGAGGATGGCCCGATTTACCTGGGCAGAAACTCCCAGGTGCATGAAGGGGCTATTATTAAAGGCCCGCTGGCTTTGTGCGAAGGTTCACACATCAATGCCGGGGCCAAGATGCGCGGCGACAACACGGTAGGGCCGTTCAGCAAGGTTGGCGGGGAAGTCGGCAACTCCATCCTGCTGGGCTACGCCAACAAAGGCCACGACGGCTACCTCGGCAACTCCGTGATTGGCGAGTGGTGCAACCTGGGCGCCGATACCAACACCTCGAACCTGAAGAACAACTACGCCCCGGTGAAGATCTGGAGCCACAGCGCCGGCCGCTTCGTGAATACGGGGCAGCAGTTCTGCGGCCTGATGATGGGCGACCATAGCAAGTGCGGCATCAACACGATGTTCAACACCGGCACGGTCGTCGGGGTAGGGGCCAATATTTTCGGGGCCGGCTTTCCGCGCACGTTTATCCCGTCGTTCAGCTGGGGCGGGGCCGCGGGCTTCGAAACCTTTAAGCTGCCCAAAGTGGCCGAAGTAGCGGAGCGCGTCATGGCCCGCCGCCACCTGGCCTACGACGCCACCGAGCAGGCCATCATGCAGCACGTGTTTGAGGCCACGGCCAAAGACCGGATCTGGGAAAAGGCCGTCGGCAAAGACGCCCCAGCCCCGGCTGCCGAGTAA
- a CDS encoding DNA polymerase III subunit produces the protein MRFSEIPGQADVKRVLVQTVHRQHVAHAQLFRGAEGSAALALALAYATFLNCEQRGPEAQDSCGQCPACQKNDKLIHPDLNFILPVTTTKAVAKDAVSSKFAADWRTFVLENPYQGLNDWMQHIGADNKQGSISKEESVQLLKLVSLKAFEAQFKIVIIWLPELMHPAAANAVLKLLEEPPPATIFLLVSFSPELLLPTIISRVQPVVVRPYSEAEITGFLRDEHQVPEVKARQIAQLVEGNLGAALAAREAATDNDYFTFFVEWMRQCYGYKVDLILAKTDEFQKMGRENQKEFLQFGLGILRKVLLFGIDAQFVPHLPAAEQQFVNGFSRFVHLGNADALSQEFNDAHYHIERNANPRMVFVDTSLRIAELLKIPA, from the coding sequence ATGCGCTTTTCTGAAATTCCCGGCCAGGCCGACGTCAAGCGGGTGCTGGTGCAAACCGTGCACCGGCAGCATGTGGCCCACGCCCAACTGTTTCGCGGGGCCGAAGGCTCGGCGGCCCTGGCCCTGGCGTTGGCCTACGCCACGTTTCTGAACTGTGAGCAGCGCGGCCCCGAGGCCCAGGATTCGTGTGGGCAATGCCCGGCCTGTCAGAAAAACGACAAGCTGATTCACCCCGACCTGAACTTCATCCTGCCCGTCACGACCACCAAGGCCGTGGCCAAGGACGCCGTCAGCAGCAAGTTTGCCGCCGACTGGCGCACGTTCGTGCTCGAAAACCCCTACCAGGGCCTCAACGACTGGATGCAGCACATTGGGGCCGACAACAAGCAGGGCAGCATCTCGAAGGAGGAAAGCGTGCAGCTGCTCAAGCTCGTGTCGCTCAAGGCCTTCGAGGCGCAGTTCAAAATCGTCATCATCTGGCTGCCCGAGCTAATGCACCCGGCCGCCGCCAATGCCGTGCTCAAGCTGCTGGAAGAGCCGCCACCGGCCACCATTTTCCTGCTGGTCAGCTTTTCGCCCGAGCTGCTGCTGCCCACCATCATCAGCCGGGTGCAGCCGGTGGTGGTGCGGCCCTATTCCGAGGCGGAAATCACTGGGTTTCTGCGCGACGAGCACCAGGTGCCCGAAGTAAAGGCCCGGCAGATTGCCCAGCTTGTCGAAGGCAACCTTGGAGCCGCCCTGGCCGCCCGCGAAGCCGCCACCGACAACGACTACTTCACCTTCTTCGTGGAGTGGATGCGTCAGTGCTATGGCTACAAAGTCGACCTGATACTGGCCAAAACGGACGAGTTTCAGAAGATGGGCCGCGAAAATCAGAAGGAGTTTCTGCAATTTGGCCTCGGCATCCTGCGCAAGGTGCTGCTCTTCGGCATCGACGCGCAGTTTGTGCCCCACCTGCCCGCCGCCGAGCAGCAGTTCGTCAACGGTTTCAGCCGCTTCGTGCACCTGGGCAATGCCGACGCGCTGAGCCAGGAATTCAACGACGCGCATTACCACATTGAGCGCAACGCCAACCCCCGCATGGTGTTCGTGGATACCTCCCTGCGCATCGCCGAGCTGCTGAAAATACCCGCCTAG
- the hemC gene encoding hydroxymethylbilane synthase, translating into MDLHRPIRIGTRGSRLALWQAHHVAARLELAQLTTEIVIITTKGDIVLDRSLDKIGAKGVFTEELEESLRSGAIDIAVHSAKDVQSTIPADLELLAFMEREKVNDVIVSYDPNLDLSRPDLVLGTSSTRRKALLRRHYPHATTAEARGNLQTRLRKLEEGQYHALVLAYAGVHRMEYDQLIRHVLPETQFVPATGQGSVAVECARSLEPALKAELQRHLDHAPTHICLLAERAFLRTMEGGCSIPSFALATFTAEGAVQLHGGLISLDGEQYLEETLTTAADARAVEAMGIELAERILGRGGREILDDIRSQRAVS; encoded by the coding sequence ATGGATTTGCACCGACCTATTCGTATTGGCACCCGCGGCAGCCGGCTGGCTTTGTGGCAGGCCCACCACGTGGCCGCCCGCCTGGAGCTGGCCCAGCTGACTACCGAAATCGTCATTATCACCACCAAAGGCGACATCGTGCTGGACCGCTCCCTGGATAAAATCGGGGCCAAGGGCGTGTTCACCGAAGAGCTGGAGGAAAGTCTGCGCTCCGGGGCCATTGATATTGCCGTGCACAGCGCCAAAGACGTGCAAAGCACCATTCCGGCAGATCTGGAGCTGCTGGCGTTTATGGAGCGGGAAAAAGTCAACGACGTCATCGTCAGCTACGACCCCAACCTGGACCTGAGCCGGCCCGACCTGGTTCTGGGCACCAGCAGCACCCGCCGCAAGGCCCTGCTGCGCCGCCACTACCCGCACGCTACCACGGCCGAGGCCCGCGGCAACCTGCAGACGCGCCTGCGCAAGCTGGAGGAAGGTCAGTACCACGCCCTGGTGCTGGCCTACGCCGGCGTACACCGCATGGAATACGACCAACTGATCCGCCATGTGCTGCCCGAAACGCAGTTTGTGCCGGCCACCGGGCAGGGCAGCGTGGCCGTAGAATGTGCCCGCAGCCTGGAGCCGGCCCTGAAAGCGGAGCTGCAACGCCACCTCGACCATGCGCCCACGCACATCTGCCTGCTGGCCGAGCGCGCCTTTCTGCGCACGATGGAAGGCGGCTGCAGCATTCCTTCCTTTGCCCTAGCTACCTTCACGGCCGAGGGCGCGGTGCAGCTCCACGGCGGCCTGATCAGTCTCGACGGGGAGCAGTACCTTGAAGAAACCCTGACCACCGCTGCCGATGCGCGGGCGGTAGAAGCCATGGGCATCGAGCTGGCCGAGCGGATTCTGGGCCGCGGTGGCCGTGAGATTCTGGACGACATTCGCAGCCAGCGGGCCGTGAGCTAA
- a CDS encoding DUF2238 domain-containing protein, giving the protein MSAPRPATPPPHWFPKLLLLAYLILFSVLAINPAERGTWVAENVPIVAITAALVVLYVRGVRFSNLAYLLMSVLLFMHTIGGYYTFEKVPFGWFNDLFGFKRNMYDRVAHVSVGFYAFAILELIDRYQVIRNRAVAYLFPLCVIGTVAMTYELIEWVYAETAGGNAGAAFLGSQGDIWDAQKDMLADTSGAVFALLLYWLRSRSSASHPQLQTA; this is encoded by the coding sequence ATGTCTGCTCCCCGTCCGGCCACCCCGCCGCCCCATTGGTTTCCCAAGCTGCTGTTGCTGGCTTACCTCATCCTATTTAGCGTTCTGGCCATTAATCCGGCCGAGCGGGGCACCTGGGTGGCCGAAAACGTGCCTATCGTGGCCATTACCGCCGCGCTGGTGGTGCTGTACGTGCGCGGCGTGCGGTTTTCCAACCTGGCGTACCTGCTCATGAGCGTGCTGCTGTTTATGCACACCATCGGCGGCTACTACACCTTCGAGAAGGTGCCGTTCGGGTGGTTCAACGACCTGTTTGGGTTCAAGCGCAACATGTACGACCGGGTGGCGCACGTCAGCGTGGGCTTCTACGCCTTTGCCATTTTGGAGCTGATTGACCGGTACCAGGTTATCCGCAACAGGGCCGTGGCCTACCTGTTTCCGCTCTGCGTAATCGGCACCGTGGCCATGACCTACGAGCTGATCGAATGGGTGTACGCCGAAACGGCCGGTGGCAACGCCGGCGCCGCCTTTTTGGGCAGCCAGGGCGACATCTGGGATGCGCAGAAGGATATGCTGGCCGACACCAGCGGGGCCGTTTTCGCCCTGCTGCTCTACTGGCTCCGGAGCCGCTCCTCCGCATCTCACCCCCAGCTTCAGACTGCGTAA
- a CDS encoding peptidylprolyl isomerase: MKSLFRATALGWLLICLLAPAVLAAKAPKKSKKDQVVTLSTSLGDIRIILFDATPLHKANFLKLAESGFYNGTTFHRIIQNFMIQGGDGNSKDSNPANDGLGPDNDKTIPAEIRPEFTHKYGAMAAARQGDFVNPTKASSSTQFYIVQNHDGTPHLNGGYTVFGQVISGLDIVDKIAAQPKDMRDRPTTDIKMTMKVEKLKKKKITELYGYKYE; encoded by the coding sequence ATGAAGTCTCTGTTCCGCGCTACGGCCCTCGGCTGGCTGCTGATCTGTTTGCTGGCTCCGGCCGTGCTGGCTGCCAAAGCGCCCAAAAAAAGCAAGAAAGACCAGGTGGTCACGCTCAGCACCTCGCTGGGTGATATCCGCATCATCCTGTTCGACGCCACGCCCCTGCACAAGGCCAACTTCCTGAAGCTGGCCGAATCCGGCTTTTACAACGGCACTACCTTTCACCGCATCATCCAGAACTTCATGATTCAGGGCGGCGATGGTAACTCCAAGGATTCAAACCCCGCCAACGACGGCCTGGGCCCCGACAACGACAAAACCATTCCGGCCGAAATCCGCCCCGAGTTCACGCACAAGTACGGCGCGATGGCCGCCGCCCGGCAGGGCGACTTCGTGAATCCCACGAAAGCCAGCAGCAGCACCCAGTTCTACATCGTCCAGAACCACGACGGCACGCCCCACCTCAACGGCGGCTACACCGTGTTTGGCCAGGTTATCAGCGGCCTCGACATCGTGGATAAAATTGCCGCTCAGCCCAAAGACATGCGCGACCGGCCCACTACCGACATCAAGATGACGATGAAGGTGGAGAAGCTGAAAAAGAAGAAAATCACGGAGCTCTACGGCTACAAATACGAGTAG
- a CDS encoding SDR family oxidoreductase: protein MTNRILVTGSNGLLGQKLVALLHAQPQTELIASSRGTNKLAALYPQVRFVPLDVTDRAQVQAVLAAERPTHLIHTAAMTNVDECELNREDCWHQNVTAVEYLVEACAQQGIHLTHVSTDFIFSGEAGPLAEDAVPGPVNFYGQSKLAAEQIVQASPAPWAIVRTVLVYGTAHDYGRTNIVLWVRDSLRAGKAIKVVDDQFRTPTLAEDLAQGCWLVARQHATGIYHISSSELLTPYEMALQVADYFHLDKALISRVDASSFSQPARRPLRTGFLIAKAQQELGYQPHSFQEGIALLARQTDTR, encoded by the coding sequence ATGACCAACCGTATTTTAGTTACCGGCTCCAACGGGCTGCTGGGCCAGAAGCTGGTAGCGCTGCTGCACGCGCAGCCCCAGACCGAGCTGATTGCCTCCTCGCGCGGCACCAACAAGCTGGCTGCCCTCTACCCGCAGGTGCGCTTCGTGCCCCTCGACGTCACCGACCGCGCCCAGGTGCAGGCCGTGCTGGCCGCCGAGCGTCCCACCCACCTGATTCATACCGCCGCCATGACCAACGTGGATGAGTGTGAGCTGAACCGGGAGGACTGCTGGCACCAGAACGTGACGGCCGTGGAGTATCTGGTGGAAGCCTGCGCGCAGCAGGGCATTCACCTAACCCACGTGAGCACCGACTTTATTTTCAGCGGCGAAGCGGGGCCACTGGCCGAAGATGCCGTGCCGGGGCCAGTCAATTTTTACGGGCAAAGCAAGCTGGCCGCCGAGCAGATCGTGCAGGCCAGCCCGGCGCCCTGGGCCATTGTGCGCACCGTGCTGGTCTACGGCACGGCCCACGACTACGGCCGCACCAACATCGTGCTCTGGGTGCGCGACTCCCTGCGGGCCGGTAAGGCCATAAAGGTCGTCGACGACCAGTTCCGGACGCCCACCCTGGCCGAGGATCTGGCCCAGGGTTGCTGGCTGGTGGCCCGGCAGCACGCCACCGGCATCTACCACATCAGCAGCAGCGAACTGCTGACGCCTTACGAAATGGCGCTACAGGTCGCCGACTACTTTCACCTGGATAAAGCCCTGATCAGCCGCGTCGATGCCAGTTCCTTTTCGCAGCCCGCCCGGCGGCCCTTGCGCACCGGCTTTCTGATTGCCAAGGCCCAGCAGGAGCTTGGCTACCAGCCCCACTCGTTTCAGGAGGGTATTGCCCTGCTCGCCCGGCAAACCGATACTCGGTAA
- a CDS encoding ABC transporter permease gives MKREARARPLSWWLALAWLGLVVLAGISADVLPWLPAPDTPDLAATAQPPGLGPHWLGTDPAGRDVLAGLLYGARTALLVSLPAALVAALLGTTLGSMAGYWGNRGLRLRTTSVVLTAVFVLLNLCLTSTSAAVYAGMAVAFLGLLLIARRVPNQLAPTRAIPLDALVLLLIALLTSVPRLVLVLALAALLPPSVPTLVATLTLIYWPATAQLVRAEMQRIRQLPYMEAGRALGLPDGRLIVHHALPAIWVAVRATLPLSVATLIGLETTLSFLGVGLPPQTASWGRLLATARQDPTAWWLIVLPGAALLGTMLALRYLTQVASPRTQNAK, from the coding sequence GTGAAGCGGGAGGCGCGCGCAAGACCCCTATCCTGGTGGCTGGCTCTGGCTTGGCTGGGGCTGGTAGTGCTGGCGGGCATCAGCGCCGACGTGCTGCCCTGGCTACCCGCGCCCGACACGCCGGACCTGGCTGCTACTGCCCAGCCGCCGGGTCTGGGTCCGCATTGGCTGGGCACCGATCCTGCGGGCCGGGACGTACTGGCTGGCCTGCTTTATGGCGCGCGCACTGCCCTGCTGGTGAGCCTGCCAGCCGCACTAGTAGCCGCCTTACTGGGCACCACGCTGGGCAGCATGGCGGGTTACTGGGGCAACCGGGGCCTGCGCCTACGCACGACGAGCGTGGTTCTGACGGCCGTGTTTGTGCTCCTCAATTTGTGTCTTACGAGTACTTCCGCAGCGGTGTATGCCGGCATGGCCGTAGCGTTTCTGGGGCTGCTGCTCATTGCGCGGCGCGTACCCAACCAGCTAGCTCCGACCCGCGCCATCCCGCTCGACGCTTTGGTTCTGCTGCTTATTGCCCTGCTGACCTCTGTTCCACGCCTGGTACTGGTGCTGGCGCTGGCCGCCCTGCTGCCACCGTCTGTACCAACGCTAGTGGCTACGCTAACCCTGATTTACTGGCCCGCCACAGCACAGCTGGTGCGCGCTGAAATGCAGCGCATCCGGCAGCTGCCCTATATGGAGGCCGGCCGGGCCCTGGGCCTGCCGGATGGGCGGCTTATCGTGCATCACGCTTTGCCCGCTATCTGGGTGGCGGTGCGCGCTACGCTTCCGCTCAGCGTAGCTACTCTTATCGGGCTGGAAACTACGCTCTCCTTTTTGGGCGTGGGCCTGCCCCCACAAACCGCCAGTTGGGGCCGACTGCTGGCTACTGCCCGGCAGGACCCCACGGCTTGGTGGCTGATTGTGCTGCCCGGCGCAGCATTGCTCGGGACGATGCTGGCTCTACGATACCTGACCCAAGTAGCATCGCCCAGAACACAAAACGCCAAATAA
- a CDS encoding ABC transporter permease yields the protein MTGFLWTRLIRTVPAAWGIISIIFLLSRSLATSQVVSEELQSGVAGQTATPGQVRATERLTRQRLGLDLPLFYLTPAPKPTTAAVAWRWRWHGTHNQYHIWLRGLLHADLGVSFRSGQPVLYQLGQALRATLPLTATAFLVTIGLARWLTLLLAYHPWLRPTVLTILHALQALPLFAIALLLLLLLANPDALTLFPAYGLTGFADDASASGQLLDYAYHLALPVLSLVLVSLPSLVVQLDAALARELSANYVVTARAKGLAQPVVIRHHALRNALLPAIAYLTDLLPALVAGAVVVELIFALPGVGRLLAEAAASRDFPLLLGGVLLITLARLLAQILADWLYSRADPRIRLEA from the coding sequence ATGACGGGCTTTTTGTGGACGCGCCTGATTCGCACAGTGCCGGCAGCCTGGGGAATTATTTCCATCATCTTTCTGCTTAGCCGGTCCTTGGCAACCAGCCAGGTGGTTTCGGAAGAGCTGCAAAGTGGTGTAGCAGGCCAAACGGCTACGCCCGGGCAGGTTCGGGCGACAGAACGGCTCACCCGCCAACGACTAGGCCTGGATCTGCCGCTGTTCTATCTGACTCCGGCCCCAAAGCCGACTACTGCGGCCGTGGCCTGGCGCTGGCGCTGGCACGGCACGCATAACCAGTACCACATCTGGCTTCGGGGCCTGCTGCACGCTGATCTGGGGGTGTCTTTCCGCAGCGGGCAGCCCGTGCTTTATCAACTGGGCCAGGCGCTGCGGGCAACCTTGCCCCTCACGGCAACCGCCTTTCTGGTCACGATTGGTCTGGCGCGGTGGCTTACCCTGCTGCTGGCTTACCACCCCTGGCTTCGGCCCACAGTTCTGACAATCTTACACGCGTTGCAGGCCCTCCCGCTTTTTGCCATTGCTTTGCTGCTGCTATTGCTGCTGGCCAACCCCGACGCACTGACCCTGTTCCCGGCCTACGGTCTTACCGGGTTTGCGGACGATGCTTCCGCCAGTGGGCAGCTACTCGACTACGCGTATCATCTGGCACTCCCGGTTCTGAGCCTCGTGCTGGTCAGTCTGCCTTCCTTAGTGGTGCAGCTTGATGCGGCACTGGCCCGGGAGCTGAGCGCCAATTATGTGGTAACCGCCCGGGCCAAAGGGCTGGCGCAGCCAGTGGTTATTCGTCATCATGCGCTGCGTAATGCGTTGCTGCCCGCCATTGCCTATCTGACGGACCTGCTCCCGGCGCTGGTAGCCGGGGCGGTAGTCGTGGAGCTTATTTTCGCGCTGCCGGGCGTCGGGCGGCTGCTGGCCGAAGCGGCGGCTTCGCGCGACTTTCCTCTGCTGCTCGGGGGCGTGCTGCTGATAACGCTGGCCCGGCTGCTGGCTCAGATACTAGCCGACTGGCTGTATTCCCGGGCTGATCCCCGTATTCGGCTGGAAGCGTGA